From a region of the Flavobacterium sediminilitoris genome:
- a CDS encoding (4Fe-4S)-binding protein — METKEYSNGEVTIIWQPKKCIHSGICVKTLPKVYNPKEKPWIKPENTNSEELINQVAKCPSGALSIKK; from the coding sequence ATGGAAACTAAAGAGTATAGCAATGGAGAGGTTACAATTATTTGGCAACCTAAAAAATGTATTCATTCAGGAATTTGTGTAAAAACACTTCCAAAAGTGTATAACCCAAAAGAAAAACCCTGGATAAAACCAGAAAATACTAATTCTGAAGAGTTAATTAATCAAGTTGCAAAATGTCCTTCTGGAGCATTGAGCATTAAAAAATAA
- a CDS encoding GNAT family N-acetyltransferase, with protein MTIEQINNESKGFFKAIEDDKEAGRMTYSWAGSTKLIIDHTEVNSAFNGKGVGKQMVMAAIDFARENNLKILPLCPFTKSVFDKNKDLHDVLF; from the coding sequence ATGACAATAGAACAAATTAACAACGAAAGTAAAGGTTTTTTTAAAGCAATAGAAGATGATAAAGAAGCGGGAAGAATGACTTATAGTTGGGCAGGTTCAACTAAACTTATAATAGATCATACCGAAGTAAACTCGGCATTTAATGGAAAAGGAGTTGGAAAACAAATGGTAATGGCTGCTATAGATTTTGCAAGAGAAAATAATTTAAAAATTTTACCACTTTGTCCGTTTACAAAAAGTGTTTTTGATAAAAATAAAGATTTACATGATGTTTTATTTTAA
- a CDS encoding pirin family protein → MSNIALIIEERAANIGNFLVGRLLPFREKRTVGPFVFIDHMGPAYLKDYQNLDVPPHPHIGLSTLTYLFEGSIMHRDSLGTEIEIQPGAVNWMTAGKGITHSERTPEYLRQSEKVLHGLQIWVALPKELEDIDPSFTHIEKDDLPQWTENNVHFKLIAGEAFGKKSPVPVYSKMYFIEIKNFAKAKINIGQHLFGESALYILEGSIINGEHEYEKKQILIAKESSLCEFEMTENTTIYIFGGEIFPENRFIEWNFVSSDKNKIEEAKMNWEKQLFPKVPNETEFVPLPPKVKF, encoded by the coding sequence ATGTCAAACATAGCATTAATTATAGAAGAAAGAGCGGCTAATATTGGTAATTTTTTAGTAGGGCGATTACTTCCGTTTAGAGAAAAAAGAACAGTTGGCCCTTTTGTTTTTATCGATCACATGGGACCTGCATATTTAAAAGATTATCAAAATCTAGATGTTCCTCCTCATCCCCATATTGGATTATCTACTTTAACGTATCTATTTGAAGGCAGTATTATGCATCGTGATAGTTTAGGTACTGAAATTGAGATTCAACCTGGTGCTGTAAACTGGATGACTGCTGGGAAAGGAATTACGCATTCTGAACGAACTCCTGAATATTTACGTCAATCTGAAAAAGTATTACATGGATTACAAATATGGGTTGCATTACCAAAAGAATTAGAAGATATTGACCCTTCATTTACTCATATTGAAAAGGATGATTTGCCCCAATGGACAGAAAATAATGTACATTTCAAATTGATTGCAGGAGAAGCATTTGGTAAAAAATCACCTGTTCCTGTTTACAGTAAAATGTACTTTATTGAAATTAAGAATTTTGCTAAAGCTAAAATAAATATTGGACAGCATTTATTTGGAGAAAGTGCTCTATATATTTTAGAAGGTTCTATTATTAATGGAGAACATGAATATGAAAAAAAACAAATTTTAATTGCTAAAGAGAGCTCGTTATGTGAATTTGAAATGACTGAAAATACCACTATATATATCTTTGGAGGAGAAATTTTTCCTGAAAATCGTTTTATAGAGTGGAATTTTGTTTCATCAGATAAAAATAAAATTGAAGAAGCAAAAATGAATTGGGAAAAACAACTATTCCCAAAAGTCCCAAATGAAACCGAATTTGTACCACTTCCTCCAAAAGTCAAATTTTAA
- the pyrR gene encoding bifunctional pyr operon transcriptional regulator/uracil phosphoribosyltransferase PyrR: MSQKVLLNAKEVNIILHRLACQLIENHLDFTDTILIGIQPRGKYLAERLASILKEDYQIKEVKLGFLDITFFRDDFRRGEKTLEANKTEINFIVEDKKVVFIDDVLYTGRSIRSALTAIQSFGRPSEIELLTLIDRRFSRHLPIQPDYRGRQVDAINNEKVVVKWKDNDGEDAVYLITNEK; this comes from the coding sequence ATGAGTCAAAAAGTATTACTCAATGCTAAAGAAGTTAATATTATTCTACATCGTTTGGCCTGTCAATTAATTGAAAATCACTTAGATTTTACAGATACAATATTAATTGGGATTCAACCAAGAGGAAAATATCTAGCAGAACGATTAGCAAGTATTTTAAAAGAAGATTATCAAATAAAAGAAGTAAAACTCGGATTTTTAGACATTACTTTTTTTAGAGATGACTTTAGAAGAGGAGAAAAAACACTTGAGGCAAACAAAACAGAAATTAATTTTATTGTTGAAGATAAAAAAGTAGTTTTTATTGATGATGTATTGTACACAGGAAGAAGTATTCGATCTGCACTTACTGCAATTCAGTCATTTGGAAGACCTTCTGAAATAGAATTATTAACATTGATTGATAGAAGATTTAGTCGTCATTTACCTATTCAACCTGATTATAGAGGAAGACAAGTAGATGCTATTAATAACGAGAAAGTAGTGGTAAAATGGAAAGATAATGATGGAGAAGACGCTGTTTACCTAATTACTAATGAAAAATAA
- a CDS encoding aspartate carbamoyltransferase catalytic subunit has product MKELSVNHLIGIKYITKNDIDLIFETADHFKEVINRPIKKVPSLRDVTIANIFFENSTRTKLSFELAQKRLSADVMSFSAAQSSVKKGETLIDTVNNILSMKVDMVVMRHSSPGAAHFLSQNVNASIVNAGDGAHEHPTQALLDSFTIREKLGNVEGKKVVIVGDVLHSRVALSNIFALQMQGAEVKVCGPKTLIPKYIESLGVKVEPNLRKALEWADVANMLRVQNERLDVNYFPSTREYAQQYGVTKELLDSLDKEVVIMHPGPINRGVEITSDVADSQQSVILNQVENGVAVRMAVIYLLASKIKQ; this is encoded by the coding sequence ATGAAAGAGTTATCTGTAAATCATTTAATCGGAATAAAATACATTACTAAAAATGATATTGATTTAATTTTTGAAACTGCCGATCATTTTAAAGAAGTAATTAATAGACCCATAAAAAAAGTCCCTTCACTACGAGATGTAACGATTGCCAATATTTTTTTTGAAAATAGTACACGTACCAAATTATCATTTGAGTTAGCTCAAAAAAGATTATCAGCCGATGTAATGAGCTTTTCAGCGGCTCAATCTTCTGTTAAAAAAGGAGAAACATTAATAGATACGGTAAATAATATTTTATCTATGAAAGTAGACATGGTAGTAATGCGTCATAGTAGTCCTGGAGCTGCTCATTTTTTATCTCAAAATGTAAATGCAAGTATTGTAAATGCAGGTGATGGAGCGCATGAGCATCCTACTCAAGCATTGTTAGATAGTTTCACAATTCGTGAAAAATTAGGAAATGTTGAAGGGAAAAAAGTGGTTATTGTAGGAGATGTTTTGCATTCAAGAGTTGCATTGTCAAACATATTTGCATTGCAAATGCAAGGAGCAGAAGTTAAAGTTTGTGGTCCCAAAACATTAATACCTAAATATATAGAATCATTAGGAGTTAAGGTAGAACCTAATCTTCGTAAAGCACTAGAATGGGCAGATGTTGCCAATATGCTTCGTGTTCAAAACGAACGATTGGATGTGAATTATTTTCCTTCAACAAGGGAATATGCTCAACAATATGGTGTAACCAAAGAATTGCTAGATTCTTTAGATAAAGAAGTAGTAATTATGCACCCAGGACCTATTAATAGAGGTGTTGAAATTACATCAGATGTTGCCGATTCTCAGCAATCAGTAATTTTAAACCAAGTAGAGAATGGAGTAGCAGTTAGAATGGCAGTTATTTATTTATTAGCAAGCAAGATTAAACAATAA
- a CDS encoding ribonuclease Z — protein MKLTILGCYAATPRTITNPTSQVLEIKNQMFLIDCGEGTQVQLRKHKIKFARINHIFISHLHGDHFYGLVGLISTFMLLNRVNDLHVYGPKGIKEIILLQLKASGSFTGYNLYFHELDSKESEVVFEDDKVFVKTIPLKHRVYTNGYLFKEKNTQRKLNIEAVEKYEIETCYYQKIKSGGNITLDNGEIIQNELLTFDPEAEKSYAFCSDTLYNETIIPIINSVDVLYHESTFLESEAHLAEKTMHTTAIQAATIAKKANVKQLVIGHYSTRYGNIELFKEEAQTIFEDVLLADDGKTFEFQ, from the coding sequence ATGAAATTAACCATATTAGGCTGTTATGCAGCAACTCCAAGAACAATAACTAATCCAACATCGCAAGTATTAGAAATTAAAAATCAAATGTTTTTAATTGATTGTGGAGAAGGAACTCAAGTACAACTTCGCAAGCATAAAATTAAATTTGCGAGAATTAATCATATCTTCATTTCTCATTTACATGGAGATCATTTTTATGGATTAGTAGGGTTAATATCAACTTTTATGCTTCTTAATAGAGTAAATGATTTACATGTTTATGGACCAAAAGGAATTAAAGAAATTATTTTATTACAATTAAAAGCCTCAGGTTCATTTACAGGATATAATTTATATTTTCACGAATTAGATTCAAAAGAAAGTGAAGTTGTTTTTGAAGATGACAAAGTATTTGTAAAAACAATTCCATTAAAACATAGAGTATATACAAACGGATATTTATTCAAAGAAAAAAATACACAGCGTAAATTGAATATTGAAGCTGTTGAAAAATATGAAATAGAAACCTGTTATTATCAAAAAATTAAATCAGGTGGAAATATTACTTTAGATAATGGAGAAATTATTCAAAATGAACTCCTAACTTTTGATCCAGAAGCAGAGAAAAGCTACGCTTTTTGTAGTGATACACTATACAATGAAACAATTATTCCAATAATAAACAGTGTAGATGTATTATATCATGAATCCACATTTTTAGAATCAGAAGCACATTTAGCAGAAAAAACAATGCATACAACAGCTATTCAAGCTGCAACGATAGCTAAAAAAGCAAATGTAAAACAATTAGTTATAGGACATTATTCCACTCGTTATGGTAATATTGAATTATTTAAAGAAGAAGCCCAAACTATTTTTGAAGATGTCCTTTTGGCCGACGATGGAAAAACGTTTGAATTTCAGTAG
- a CDS encoding cation diffusion facilitator family transporter, translating to MTKEETAIKATYFSIIGNTSLAIIKGLAGFFGNSYALIADAIESTTDIFSSFLVLFGIKYSNKPADENHPYGHGRAEPLITFLVVGFLITSATIIAYESIQNIRTSHDLPKSWTLIVLGLIIIWKEYSFQTIMKKSILTNSSSLKADAWHHRSDAITSIAAFIGISIALFFGKGYESADDWAALFASFFILYNSYLIFRPALGEIMDEHLYDDLVENIREISVKVDGIIGTEKCFIRKSGMKYHVDLHAIVDAKITVKEGHDLAHKLKDRLRSEILELGHVLIHIEPNE from the coding sequence ATGACAAAGGAAGAAACAGCAATCAAAGCAACATATTTTAGTATCATCGGGAATACCAGTTTAGCTATTATAAAAGGATTGGCAGGATTTTTCGGAAATTCCTATGCTTTAATTGCAGATGCAATTGAATCAACAACAGATATTTTTTCTTCTTTTTTAGTTTTGTTTGGTATAAAATATTCTAATAAACCTGCTGATGAAAATCATCCGTATGGACATGGAAGAGCAGAACCTTTAATTACGTTTCTTGTTGTAGGTTTTTTAATTACATCGGCAACCATAATTGCTTATGAAAGCATTCAAAATATTAGAACCTCACACGATTTACCAAAATCATGGACATTAATTGTACTAGGATTAATTATTATTTGGAAAGAATATTCTTTTCAAACTATAATGAAAAAAAGCATTCTTACAAACAGTTCTTCTTTAAAAGCAGATGCTTGGCATCATAGAAGTGATGCCATTACTTCTATTGCTGCTTTTATTGGAATATCTATTGCTTTATTTTTTGGGAAAGGGTATGAATCTGCCGACGATTGGGCTGCTCTTTTTGCTTCATTTTTTATCTTATATAACAGTTATTTAATTTTCAGACCTGCACTTGGAGAAATAATGGACGAACATTTATATGATGATTTAGTTGAAAATATTAGAGAAATATCAGTAAAAGTAGACGGAATCATTGGAACAGAAAAATGCTTTATAAGAAAATCTGGAATGAAATATCATGTTGATTTACATGCAATTGTTGATGCTAAAATTACTGTAAAAGAAGGACACGATTTAGCACATAAATTAAAAGACAGATTAAGAAGTGAAATATTAGAATTAGGACATGTTTTAATTCATATTGAACCAAATGAATAA
- the pdxH gene encoding pyridoxamine 5'-phosphate oxidase, with the protein MKDLGNYRKSYEKSELLESNIPEDPINLFNRWFHEVEEFGGVDEVNAMTVATIGLDGFPKSRVVLLKKFNEEGFIFYTNYTSEKGKAILSNPNICLSFFWHSMERQIIIKGVAEKTSPIISDNYFASRPDGSKLGAIVSDQSEVIPNRQFLEDKLKSLEKEFEGKIEIPRPEFWGGFLVKPVEVEFWQGRPNRLHDRIRYKLSENSCWNVDRLSP; encoded by the coding sequence ATGAAAGATTTAGGAAATTATAGAAAATCATACGAAAAGAGTGAGTTACTGGAGAGTAACATTCCAGAAGATCCAATAAACCTTTTTAATCGATGGTTTCACGAAGTAGAAGAATTTGGAGGAGTAGACGAAGTAAATGCTATGACAGTAGCTACAATAGGGTTAGATGGTTTCCCTAAAAGTAGAGTAGTGCTGTTAAAGAAATTTAATGAGGAAGGATTTATTTTTTACACAAACTATACTTCTGAAAAAGGAAAAGCTATTTTATCTAATCCGAATATTTGTCTTTCCTTTTTTTGGCATTCAATGGAACGACAAATTATTATAAAAGGAGTTGCTGAAAAAACGTCACCTATTATTTCGGATAATTATTTTGCTTCTCGACCAGATGGAAGTAAACTTGGTGCAATTGTTTCAGATCAAAGTGAAGTAATTCCGAACAGACAATTTTTGGAAGATAAATTAAAATCATTAGAAAAAGAATTTGAGGGTAAAATTGAAATTCCTAGACCAGAATTTTGGGGTGGATTTTTGGTAAAACCTGTTGAAGTTGAATTTTGGCAAGGACGACCGAATAGGTTGCATGATAGAATTAGATATAAATTGTCAGAAAATTCTTGTTGGAATGTTGATAGATTATCCCCGTAA
- a CDS encoding CAP domain-containing protein, giving the protein MKKQVAILFALLASFSLLISCSSDTESIEDIANIETPKSYSHDAVELELLDLVNAYRVENGLNPLDIIEHISYKSEEHNEYMISTGTPNHDGFEQRKLNLEQVLNATRVGENVAYGYLNPQSVLNNWKISEGHKANLEGNYTHFGVSIRMNSEGKRYYTNIFIKK; this is encoded by the coding sequence TTGAAAAAACAAGTAGCTATCCTTTTTGCCCTATTAGCCAGTTTTTCTTTATTAATTTCTTGCTCTTCAGATACTGAAAGTATTGAGGATATTGCAAATATTGAGACTCCTAAGAGTTATTCGCATGATGCAGTAGAATTAGAACTTTTAGATTTAGTAAATGCTTATCGAGTTGAAAATGGATTAAATCCTTTAGATATTATTGAGCATATTTCGTATAAATCTGAAGAACATAATGAGTATATGATAAGTACAGGTACTCCAAATCATGATGGGTTTGAACAAAGAAAACTAAATTTAGAACAAGTTTTGAATGCAACAAGAGTAGGAGAGAATGTTGCGTATGGATATTTAAATCCGCAATCAGTATTAAATAACTGGAAAATTAGTGAAGGACACAAAGCTAATTTAGAAGGAAATTATACTCATTTTGGAGTTTCTATAAGGATGAATTCTGAAGGCAAAAGGTATTATACAAATATTTTTATAAAAAAATAG
- a CDS encoding OmpA family protein — translation MKAIYSIILIGISCISFSQSSQLATADRKYNKYSYVDAIEIYEKVAEKGYQSPELFKKLGNAYYFNGELDKAAKWYKDLFAMNEDVDPEYYFRYSQALKAIEDYDNANKYLSLFNEKTNDSRGNEFAKNKDYLKNIEAISGKYTIGKTSINSEFSDYGPSYLGNQLVFASARKEGALFNKIHDWTKQNFTDLYSVTINSDKSLSEPQNFSKSINSKFNESSPVFTKDGKTMYFTRNNYLDGKKGKDDNKSTLVKIYKASFIDNEWKNITELPFNNDNYSTAHPTLSTDNKTMYFASDIPGGFGNSDIYKVKINDDGTFGTPENLGNTINTEGRETFPNIAFDNTLYFASDGHLGLGGLDVFESKFSNNQFQKPENVGKPINSSMDDFGFIVNKDKSGFFTSNRDGGSGYDDIYSFTICAQKLYGIVTDVDTKEILPNSKVILFDSDMKKITEMTTDETGKYTFEIECSTKYHVRASKEEYETTEKTFTSKNETGETELNLELKRNIFPIKEGTDLAKIFDISIIYFDLDKWNIRPDAAKDLQKILEVMKKHPKMEVDIRSHTDSRQTHRYNEILSDRRAKSTLEYLVKNGIEKSRLTAKGYGETQLVNNCSDGVKCSEAEHQKNRRSEFIVTKME, via the coding sequence ATGAAAGCAATATATTCAATTATATTAATAGGTATTTCTTGTATAAGTTTTTCGCAATCTTCTCAATTAGCTACTGCTGATAGAAAATATAATAAATACTCTTATGTAGATGCTATAGAAATTTATGAAAAAGTAGCAGAAAAAGGATATCAGTCACCCGAATTATTTAAAAAATTAGGAAACGCTTATTATTTCAATGGCGAGTTAGACAAAGCCGCAAAATGGTATAAAGACTTATTTGCAATGAATGAGGACGTTGATCCTGAATACTATTTCAGATATTCACAGGCTTTAAAAGCAATTGAAGATTATGATAATGCTAATAAATATCTAAGTTTATTCAATGAAAAAACAAATGATTCTAGAGGAAATGAATTTGCTAAAAACAAAGATTATTTAAAAAATATTGAAGCCATTTCTGGTAAATACACTATTGGAAAAACATCAATAAATTCTGAATTTTCCGACTATGGTCCATCTTATCTTGGGAATCAATTAGTCTTTGCTTCTGCTAGAAAAGAAGGCGCACTTTTTAATAAAATTCACGATTGGACAAAACAAAATTTTACAGATTTATATAGCGTTACTATTAACAGTGATAAATCATTATCTGAACCGCAAAATTTTTCAAAAAGTATAAATTCAAAATTCAATGAATCGTCACCAGTATTTACAAAAGATGGCAAAACAATGTATTTTACTCGGAATAACTATTTAGATGGTAAAAAAGGTAAAGACGATAACAAAAGTACTTTAGTTAAAATTTACAAAGCTAGTTTCATTGATAATGAATGGAAAAACATTACAGAACTTCCTTTCAATAATGATAATTATAGTACAGCTCATCCTACTTTAAGCACAGATAATAAAACCATGTACTTTGCTTCTGATATACCTGGAGGATTTGGAAATTCAGATATCTATAAAGTAAAAATAAACGATGATGGAACGTTTGGAACGCCTGAAAATTTAGGAAATACAATCAATACAGAAGGAAGAGAAACATTCCCTAACATCGCTTTTGATAATACATTATACTTTGCTTCTGATGGTCATTTAGGACTTGGTGGATTAGATGTTTTTGAGTCTAAGTTTAGTAATAACCAATTTCAAAAACCAGAAAATGTAGGAAAACCAATTAATAGTTCAATGGACGATTTCGGATTCATTGTCAATAAAGACAAATCTGGATTCTTTACATCAAATCGTGATGGAGGAAGTGGTTATGATGATATTTATTCCTTTACTATTTGTGCTCAAAAACTATATGGAATAGTTACTGATGTTGATACAAAAGAGATACTTCCCAATTCAAAAGTTATATTATTTGATTCTGATATGAAAAAAATAACAGAAATGACAACTGATGAAACTGGAAAATATACTTTTGAAATTGAGTGTAGTACAAAATATCATGTAAGAGCTTCTAAAGAAGAATATGAAACAACTGAAAAAACGTTTACATCTAAAAATGAAACAGGTGAAACTGAACTCAATTTAGAATTAAAACGCAACATATTCCCTATAAAAGAAGGAACTGATTTAGCTAAGATATTTGATATTAGTATCATTTATTTTGATCTAGACAAATGGAATATTAGACCTGATGCGGCTAAAGATTTACAAAAAATTCTTGAGGTAATGAAAAAACATCCAAAAATGGAAGTAGATATTCGCTCCCATACAGATAGTCGTCAAACTCATCGATATAACGAAATTCTATCTGATAGAAGAGCTAAATCAACATTAGAATATTTAGTTAAAAATGGCATTGAAAAATCTCGTTTAACTGCTAAAGGATATGGAGAAACACAATTAGTTAATAACTGTTCTGATGGTGTAAAATGCTCTGAAGCAGAACATCAAAAAAACAGACGAAGTGAATTTATTGTAACTAAAATGGAATAG
- a CDS encoding PorP/SprF family type IX secretion system membrane protein, producing MKAKFLIIMLVLSQSLCFAQQDSQYTQYMYNTVNINPAYAGSREALSIFLLHRNQWVGLDGAPVTNAASIQTQVGDSNFGAGLSFLNDKIGPSNENAISADLAYHIQISNNYKLALGLKGTANLFNLDVNKLNIYDQNDPQFQNLSTKFSPNIGAGLFLYSENTYIGLSVPNFFETNHYNDNDIAITKERMHYYFIAGHVFEFNPNFKFKPALLTKLVQGAPLQVDVTANFLINEKFTIGAAYRWDAAVSGLVGFQVSNSIFIGYGYDMETTKLSNYNSGSHEIFLRFEIFNNNRISTPRFF from the coding sequence ATGAAAGCAAAATTTTTAATCATAATGTTAGTTTTATCTCAGTCATTGTGCTTTGCTCAGCAAGATTCTCAATATACTCAATATATGTACAATACTGTGAATATAAACCCTGCTTATGCTGGTTCAAGAGAAGCATTAAGCATATTCTTATTACATCGAAATCAATGGGTTGGTTTAGATGGTGCTCCTGTAACAAATGCGGCATCCATACAAACTCAAGTTGGCGACTCTAATTTTGGTGCTGGTTTATCATTTTTAAACGATAAAATAGGTCCGTCAAATGAGAATGCTATTTCAGCAGATTTAGCCTATCATATACAAATTTCAAATAATTATAAATTAGCCTTAGGTCTTAAAGGAACTGCAAACTTATTCAATTTAGATGTTAACAAACTAAACATCTACGATCAGAATGACCCTCAATTTCAAAACCTAAGCACAAAATTTTCTCCAAACATTGGAGCAGGATTGTTTTTATATTCTGAAAACACTTATATAGGTTTATCTGTACCTAATTTTTTTGAAACTAATCATTACAATGATAATGATATAGCCATTACCAAAGAGAGAATGCACTACTATTTCATAGCAGGACATGTTTTTGAATTTAACCCAAACTTTAAATTCAAACCCGCACTTCTAACAAAATTAGTACAAGGAGCTCCTTTACAAGTAGATGTTACCGCAAATTTTTTAATAAACGAAAAATTTACAATTGGAGCAGCATATAGATGGGATGCTGCTGTAAGCGGATTAGTCGGATTTCAAGTATCAAATTCAATATTTATAGGATATGGATATGATATGGAAACTACCAAATTATCGAATTATAATTCGGGTTCGCACGAAATATTTTTACGATTTGAAATATTTAATAATAATAGAATTAGTACTCCTAGATTCTTCTAA